One region of Acropora muricata isolate sample 2 chromosome 13, ASM3666990v1, whole genome shotgun sequence genomic DNA includes:
- the LOC136896021 gene encoding uncharacterized protein, producing MDLGKKMHPQTETVKRFHARPQWQQILAVSTFLGFTLAVWYNLWNSGSPVPLDGTVSSSIVHEQRGEGLYLTLKLRCFYCDSEDFGASWENVIQNRICQDSVFQTCFINQTLPGKQATQVIDLVRSCRNNCACSDEGGWCSTIECRNYLKCCWERAYCDED from the exons ATGGATTTGGGGAAGAAAATGCACCCGCAAACTGAAACAGTGAAACGATTTCATGCCCGACCGCAGTGGCAACAAATTCTTGCTGTGAGTACTTTCCTAG GCTTCACCCTGGCAGTATGGTACAATTTGTGGAACAGTGGTTCTCCTGTGCCCCTGGATGGTACCGTGTCATCTTCCATTGTTCACGAACAGAGAGGGGAGG GACTGTATCTAACACTAAAATTGAGATGTTTCTACTGTGATTCTGAAGACTTCGGTGCATCATGGGAAAATGTCATCCAGAACCGCATTTGTCAGGATAGCGTCTTTCAAACTTGCTTTATTAATCAGACTTTACCGGGCAAACAAGCCACCCAGGTGATTGATCTTGTACGAAGCTGTAGGAAtaattgcgcatgctcagatGAAGGAGGCTGGTGTTCGACAATTGAATGCcggaattatttgaaatgctgTTGGGAGAGAGCATATTGTGACGAGGATTAA
- the LOC136895604 gene encoding serine/threonine-protein kinase pim-1-like isoform X1, with amino-acid sequence MAWCRNAFADSELASQKPRNGDADGLGTDNTQVSSLDSAGQASDEQDSNFKSGEQDFSLGEIMEDTAKRFSALLTVICRTAKRSANKVARIRKKRNGGSEEIHKSTSRSGEAVIGSSCKVRSSNKTTMTQDEKVELNFNETYELHQLLGQGGFAVVYSGTRVRDNVPVAIKVIPKCNVYSFEEDSGVAIPMEVHLHRFLDHPNVIKLYDFFEHAQAYVMVLERPMYHKDLFDYISEKRRLDEKEARSIFRQVVEAVIHCESKGIFHRDIKDENILLDTMSGQVKLLDFGSGTVLENTLYTDYEGTRAYCPPEWFRFHRYYARPATIWSLGILLHNMIIGDVPFANEVEIVGAELNFPEDVSKDLQDIMRCLLAKHPSHRPTLEEVIQHPWLQHRRYKGRPSIDRRTCQSAPIPRDIQGNMPRGNRDRQFQRGNSLL; translated from the exons ATGGCCTGGTGTAGAAATGCTTTCGCAGATTCCGAACTTGCGAGTCAGAAGCCACGAAACGGAGATGCCGATGGACTTGGAACAGACAATACACAG GTTTCTTCGCTCGACAGCGCTGGCCAAGCTAGTGACGAACAGGATTCCAATTTTAAATCCGGTGAGCAAGACTTTAGCCTCGGTGAAATAATGGAGGATACGGCCAAGCGTTTTTCTGCCCTGCTAACAGTCATCTGCCGGACCGCTAAAAGATCAGCTAACAAAGTGGCGAGAATACGCAAGAAGCGAAATGGCGGCAGCGAGGAAATTCATAAATCGACTTCGAGAAGCGGTGAAGCTGTCATCGGAAGTTCTTGCAAAGTTCGTTCTTCTAACAAGACAACGATGACTCAAGACGAAAAAG TTGAACTAAATTTCAATGAGACCTATGAACTTCACCAGCTTCTTGGACAAGGCGGATTCGCGGTTGTTTATTCAGGAACTCGAGTTCGAGATAATGTACCG GTTGCTATAAAGGTCATCCCGAAGTGCAATGTCTATTCTTTCGAGGAG GACAGCGGAGTCGCCATTCCGATGGAAGTCCACTTACACCGCTTCCTGGATCACCCGAATGTAATCAAGTTATACGACTTCTTTGAGCATGCGCAGGCGTATGTGATGGTGCTTGAGAGACCAATGTACCACAAGGATCTGTTTGACTATATCTCGGAAAAGAGGCGCTTGGATGAGAAAGAGGCCAGGAGCATTTTCCGTCAAGTTGTCGAGGCAGTGATACACTGCGAGTCCAAAGGCATTTTTCACCGTGACATCAAGGACGAGAATATCTTATTAGACACCATGAGCGGGCAAGTTAAGCTTCTTGACTTTGGTTCCGGAACAGTGCTAGAGAATACCTTATACACTGATTACGAAG GTACTCGAGCGTATTGCCCTCCGGAGTGGTTCCGTTTCCATAGGTACTATGCAAGACCAGCCACCATCTGGTCCCTGGGGATACTCCTGCATAACATGATCATTGGTGATGTACCATTTGCTAATGAGGTCGAAATTGTTGGAGCGGAGCTGAATTTCCCCGAGGACGTTAGCAAAG ATTTGCAAGATATAATGCGCTGCCTCTTAGCCAAGCACCCGTCACATCGACCCACCTTAGAGGAAGTGATACAGCATCCTTGGCTCCAACATCGCCGCTATAAAGGTCGACCTTCCATCGATAGGAGAACGTGTCAAAGTGCTCCTATCCCTCGGGACATCCAGGGGAATATGCCTCGAGGGAATCGAGATCGACAATTTCAAAGAGGAAATTCACTTCTGTGA
- the LOC136895604 gene encoding serine/threonine-protein kinase pim-1-like isoform X2: MSLMTLTAVKINVSSLDSAGQASDEQDSNFKSGEQDFSLGEIMEDTAKRFSALLTVICRTAKRSANKVARIRKKRNGGSEEIHKSTSRSGEAVIGSSCKVRSSNKTTMTQDEKVELNFNETYELHQLLGQGGFAVVYSGTRVRDNVPVAIKVIPKCNVYSFEEDSGVAIPMEVHLHRFLDHPNVIKLYDFFEHAQAYVMVLERPMYHKDLFDYISEKRRLDEKEARSIFRQVVEAVIHCESKGIFHRDIKDENILLDTMSGQVKLLDFGSGTVLENTLYTDYEGTRAYCPPEWFRFHRYYARPATIWSLGILLHNMIIGDVPFANEVEIVGAELNFPEDVSKDLQDIMRCLLAKHPSHRPTLEEVIQHPWLQHRRYKGRPSIDRRTCQSAPIPRDIQGNMPRGNRDRQFQRGNSLL; the protein is encoded by the exons ATGTCCTTGATGACTTTAACAGCAGTCAAAATAAAT GTTTCTTCGCTCGACAGCGCTGGCCAAGCTAGTGACGAACAGGATTCCAATTTTAAATCCGGTGAGCAAGACTTTAGCCTCGGTGAAATAATGGAGGATACGGCCAAGCGTTTTTCTGCCCTGCTAACAGTCATCTGCCGGACCGCTAAAAGATCAGCTAACAAAGTGGCGAGAATACGCAAGAAGCGAAATGGCGGCAGCGAGGAAATTCATAAATCGACTTCGAGAAGCGGTGAAGCTGTCATCGGAAGTTCTTGCAAAGTTCGTTCTTCTAACAAGACAACGATGACTCAAGACGAAAAAG TTGAACTAAATTTCAATGAGACCTATGAACTTCACCAGCTTCTTGGACAAGGCGGATTCGCGGTTGTTTATTCAGGAACTCGAGTTCGAGATAATGTACCG GTTGCTATAAAGGTCATCCCGAAGTGCAATGTCTATTCTTTCGAGGAG GACAGCGGAGTCGCCATTCCGATGGAAGTCCACTTACACCGCTTCCTGGATCACCCGAATGTAATCAAGTTATACGACTTCTTTGAGCATGCGCAGGCGTATGTGATGGTGCTTGAGAGACCAATGTACCACAAGGATCTGTTTGACTATATCTCGGAAAAGAGGCGCTTGGATGAGAAAGAGGCCAGGAGCATTTTCCGTCAAGTTGTCGAGGCAGTGATACACTGCGAGTCCAAAGGCATTTTTCACCGTGACATCAAGGACGAGAATATCTTATTAGACACCATGAGCGGGCAAGTTAAGCTTCTTGACTTTGGTTCCGGAACAGTGCTAGAGAATACCTTATACACTGATTACGAAG GTACTCGAGCGTATTGCCCTCCGGAGTGGTTCCGTTTCCATAGGTACTATGCAAGACCAGCCACCATCTGGTCCCTGGGGATACTCCTGCATAACATGATCATTGGTGATGTACCATTTGCTAATGAGGTCGAAATTGTTGGAGCGGAGCTGAATTTCCCCGAGGACGTTAGCAAAG ATTTGCAAGATATAATGCGCTGCCTCTTAGCCAAGCACCCGTCACATCGACCCACCTTAGAGGAAGTGATACAGCATCCTTGGCTCCAACATCGCCGCTATAAAGGTCGACCTTCCATCGATAGGAGAACGTGTCAAAGTGCTCCTATCCCTCGGGACATCCAGGGGAATATGCCTCGAGGGAATCGAGATCGACAATTTCAAAGAGGAAATTCACTTCTGTGA